The genomic window CGAACGTCAAGGCGATGCAGCAGCCGAGCTCCACGAGCTCCGGCTCCGTGAAGTGCTCATGGAGACGCCGCCACAGCTTGTCGAGGTCCTGCTCACCCCAGGCGATCGCCTGCGCGTAGGCGAGGGCGGCCTTCTGCCGCTCGTCGTACTTGTCCGACGACTCGAAGTTGAGGAGGTCGTCGTACTTCGCCTCCTCCAGACCTGCGGCGGCAGCCTTGGCGGAGCGCTGGTTGCCGCAGAACTCGCATTTCACGGTCCGCGAGATGTAGACCCGGCACAGGTCCTTGATCGCGTGGTCACACACGCCGCTGTGGAACAGCGACTTCCACGAGTCGGCGAAGGCCCAGAACGC from Micromonospora kangleipakensis includes these protein-coding regions:
- a CDS encoding carboxymuconolactone decarboxylase family protein codes for the protein MADPYISYVPLEQMDERMQEEMHRCAREGTPRPESSAVRAHAPNAFWAFADSWKSLFHSGVCDHAIKDLCRVYISRTVKCEFCGNQRSAKAAAAGLEEAKYDDLLNFESSDKYDERQKAALAYAQAIAWGEQDLDKLWRRLHEHFTEPELVELGCCIALTFGQQSWIRLLGIDHHQYMAGTNASMAPGFRTAEELAASKARDDYWAKQ